In Triticum urartu cultivar G1812 chromosome 6, Tu2.1, whole genome shotgun sequence, the following proteins share a genomic window:
- the LOC125513925 gene encoding vesicle-associated protein 2-1: MVGGALISVYPDDLTFLFELDKPCYCNLKVVNNSEHHVAFKVKTTSPRKYFVRPNASVVQPWDSCTITITLQSQKEYPPDMQSKDKFLIQSTRVAASTDMDEIPPDTFNKETDKVIEEMKLKVVYTLPSGSSDDSGVTSSANRSFKQGGDDLSMLKNASIEEIQTIQRLKDERDNNLQQNQQMQRELDMLRRRRSRKGDAGFSLTFAAFAGIIGLLVGLLMSLIFSSPPATA; the protein is encoded by the exons ATGGTGGGAGGGGCGCTGATCTCGGTCTACCCGGACGACCTCACCTTCCTCT TCGAGCTGGACAAGCCGTGCTACTGCAATCTCAAGGTGGTGAACAACAGCGAGCACCATGTCGCCTTCAAG GTCAAGACGACGTCTCCGAGGAAGTACTTCGTCCGGCCGAACGCCAGCGTCGTCCAGCCGTGGGATTCTTGCACGATAACAA TTACCCTACAGTCACAGAAAGAGTACCCTCCAGATATGCAATCCAAGGATAAATTCTTGATTCAGAGCACCAGGGTGGCTGCCAGCACCGACATGGATGAAATCCCCCCTGACACT TTCAACAAGGAGACTGATAAGGTGATTGAGGAAATGAAGCTCAAGGTTGTCTACACATTGCCCAGTGGAAGCTCGGACGACTCTGGTGTTACATCTTCAGCAAATAGGAGCTTCAAGCAGGGCGGCGACGATCTCTCG ATGCTGAAGAATGCGAGCATTGAAGAG ATCCAGACAATACAGCGTCTGAAGGACGAAAGGGATAACAATCTTCAGCAAAATCAACAAATGCAACGTGAACTG GACATGCTGAGGAGGCGTAGAAGCCGCAAAGGTGATGCTGGTTTCTCTTTGACATTTGCTGCTTTTGCTGGGATCATAGGTCTCCTGGTTGGGCTGTTGATGAGCCTCATCTTCTCTTCCCCTCCAGCGACTGCTTAG
- the LOC125513926 gene encoding 50S ribosomal protein L19, chloroplastic, with the protein MAAAATAAAATGTLLPHALLNHRSPPPPQLLALSSSFRRLSLSTSHRRNTHLVAHADAGAAEPEPATEPAPEGEPVAASADSEEGEAEGAVALAEEEEEPAPRPKPIKFGEIIGILNKQFIEEAEKVKVLPDLKPGDIIELRMQRPNKRRLSLFKGIIIAKHKSGVHTTIRVRRIIAGVGVEITFPIYSPRIKEIKVIRHKKVRRAKLYYLKYKLPRFSTFK; encoded by the exons atggccgccgccgccaccgccgccgccgcaaccgGCACACTTCTTCCCCACGCACTATTGAATCACCGCTCGCCTCCACCGCCACAGCTCCTCGCGCTTTCCTCCTCCTTCCGCCGCCTCTCCTTATCCACCTCCCATCGCCGGAACACCCATTTAGTCGCCCATGCAGACGCCGGTGCCGCAGAGCCGGAGCCCGCGACGGAGCCTGCTCCTGAGGGCGAGCCTGTCGCTGCCTCTGCTGACTCCGAGGAGGGGGAGGCGGAGGGGGCTGTCGCATtggcggaggaagaggaggagccGGCGCCGAGGCCCAAGCCGATTAAGTTCGGCGAGATCATCGGG ATTCTGAACAAGCAGTTCATCGAGGAGGCTGAGAAGGTGAAAGTGCTTCCGGATTTGAAGCCCGGTGACATCATCGAGCTTAGAATG CAACGTCCCAACAAGAGGAGATTGTCTCTCTTTAAGGGTATAATCATTGCAAAGCACAAATCTGGTGTTCACACCACGATCCGCGTCAGGAGGATTATTGCCGGTGTTGGAGTTGAAATTACATTCCCCAT ATACTCACCAAGGATCAAGGAGATCAAAGTAATCAGACACAAGAAGGTGAGGAGGGCAAAGTTGTACTACCTGAAGTACAAGCTTCCCCGTTTCTCAACCTTCAAGTGA